A stretch of DNA from Acropora palmata chromosome 12, jaAcrPala1.3, whole genome shotgun sequence:
GTTAATTTAGGGCACTGTGTCCCAGGACTTGTGGTGcagataaaaaggaaaataagttACACTGGACTGGATTTGAACCCAAAGATTCTGAATGACCTTCTCGAGGCAATGTTCTTGGCATGCTGCGGCAAATATCTGCAAACATTCAAAATGCGACGTTTTTCATAAGCATGGCTGACGAAAGAGCAGATGTTTCTAACAAGGAACAACTAGTTATTTGCATTCAGTGCCGGTTGACGACTGTTTTGTGATACACGAAGATTTCATTGGAATGCATCCTTTGGAAAGAACAAATGCAGATCAAGTAGTAGCAAAACCAAAGAATGCCCTACTgagaataaatttaaacatcCAGCGCGCCCGTGGGCAGTGTTATGATGGAGCAGCGACGAAGGTAGGCAAGAAAACTGGAGTGGTTCAGCTACGCAAATTAATACCATCAACGGAAATTGCTTATATACGCATTGTTATGGACATGCCTCAAATCTGGCTGTCGCTGATGCCATGAAATCACTTCAATGCATCAGTGATTCACTTGACACAGTAGGCGAAATTGGAAAGCTGGTTAAAATGTCGTCGTAAAGAAACACATagtagagagctttagattcgaggACGAAGacaaggacgagaacgagGACCAAGGCCAACTTTTGCTCACTGTGTGCATGCTCAAATCCGTGACAGTGATGGCGTGATGATgttgttgcaatcaacttCGTCGTCCCGGCTGTGTGTAACACCCCCGCGGCTGACTTTACACGCAGCATCGTTAAAAAAATCGGCGTTAAAACAGCACatttaaactccctaatgattTGTCTTTGTTGCGAAATATATCTGTGGAACTCAGTTCCAGCAGCCTAACCACTTGGCCACTCTGTCTCCTCCTAACGTGAGATATAAAgcagggaaaaaaatttgtgGAACTTTACTATGAACGACTGAAATTGTCGTCAGCTCAGGATAGACGTCACATATGGTTACCTTGAATTGCTAAATATCTGTTGACCTTAGAGTGGATACAATCTCACAATATTATGTAACCTTTGATCCTGAGGAGATAGATTTGCTTGTAAGAAATCATTATACGTCTAGtcgtgttttccgatgtctctgacgtcaCCGTCGTCCTCTCGTGACAGAAAGAAATACGGCAAGGTATGGAGACGGTCGATTAACTTCTTCTTCTCGCTGCTATTGCGATGCGATTTATCGACGAGTACTTCGCTTTGTTTGCAGCATGAACCATATCccgccatatttatttctgtcacgaacggacgacgatgacgtcagagacatcggaaaacacgattttcgtcaacctcgttcccagggtcctttctctactttctCGAAGtggagaaaggaccctgggaacgaggttggattTTCGTTCGCTTCTACTTCACTCTATGTTATCTAATGCTAGCCTTTCCTTCGAGTACCTTACCTGATGCCATTAGCTGGTCCGCTTTCCTCTGTGATTTTATCTTCTGGTCCAAGAGGGTCTTAGTCTTCGGCACTTTTTCGCAGTGGTTTTTGGCaaaaagttgctcaaaaaGCCGCTAAATTAGAGAGTTCTAGATCTCTGAAGAGGAAAACTCAATTGCGAGAGGAAATGTACGAGAATAAACCGCGATTTTATTATAAAAGACGTTATCttgcttttcaaattcaagctTTTAGAACTTTCTCTTTAATGTTTTCCCAAAAATGAGTGTTTTTTCcgcgtttttttttatagattATGATGATAAGTAAACTTTTGACGCATAAGTTTCCTAAACATCACCATTATGATGTTTCATGATCATgtattaaaaatttgaaaagttatattttcgGGAAATGAAGCTTTTAGCATTTGCTTAGGTAATATATGCAATCCAAAAACAATACATTTTAACTAGAAATCACGACGAGAAAACAGtgaagacgaaaaaaaaaacaaacaaacaaaggccGATTCTACGGTAcaatgttttatttattgcttCAAATCTGCGAAGTTTTCCCTCTTTGTGATAAcctaataattttttcttcgttttatTACCACATCAAGCTAGTTACGCTTCGATTTCGTTAAAATCTCCCGTTGAGAAGCTTTTTGTTAGCCCTACAAGAAACTGTCACCTCGACGTcatatttgaaattaaaataaagattttCACCCTTATAATCAAGTATATTTACTGATTCCCTATATATTTGCAAAAGTCCCTTCGTTATAAAAGTTGAATGATAgagagatatttttcttccagttcttaattaatgttttcaggaaatgttttaaaattctttgctGTAACCGCTCTGGAAATCTCATCTCGGTGCAAATGGCTTTCAAATCATAACCATTATCCATGGGTTTTGACACATTCCGTATTTAGCGTTTTAAGAGATTTGCAAGTGAATATAATAACGAACGAAAGATTGGGAGGGAGTTCGTCGACGTGGGTCGGTAATTCCCGTTAAGCCAGATACaggcaaaaaaaatcattcacTTGACGAGATTCAAATATAACATGAATATTTATGAAACAAGAACATAttgtttcaacaacaagagaaTAGGTttcgacatttttttttctttttctgtaaCTTAAGCAACGATGATTCAATAAGCTAACcgcaaagttttgttttaataacaTTCGAACAAAAAGGGTACTTTGTCTTAGTTTAGCGGAGTACAGGGTCGCCAAAGTCGtcaacaaaaaattttttttttggcagttcataatttcatttctctcttcggtattttgttttgatatgTAAATTTACGTTTGTACTCACCATTAAAAGCGCCGGAGATTAGAAAACATATAGCTAAGAAGTACTGGACCAATTTGCGGCATTTCCTAGGAACAACTCTTGGTATTTGGTGCGAATAAACGTCGACAATTATCTATTAGCGGACATTATATTTCGTgcatcaagaaaaaaaaggtaagaaaGGACAGCCAGAGATATTAACGCAAATGAGTTGCAAATGTTTCCTCTGCTGATACTCCAAAGATCACAACTGGAGAGTGTTAAAAACCTTCATctcattttatcttttttttttctagatcGAGTTGCGTTGAAACGCCTGGATTTGTGCCAAGTTTCCAGTAAAgtgggaaaattttttaagtCGAGAAACATTACGGGTGGTGGAGGACCCGGTTTGCCGTCGACATCTACATCGTATTACACCTGTTCGTGTTAGTATTCAAATTTTTACAATTAAAGCACAAAGCGCAAGGCTTGAAATTCTCGGTTTTGGAGGGTATACGTCGCAGCCAAACAAAGGTATCCAAGAGAGAAAGGCATTTTTAAGTCATATTTGCATGCTAGAAAGACCAGACATTATCTGATAATTTTCGTCATTCTCGCCATTTACTTAAGGGCCATGACTTCTCGCAGTTTTTCAAACCCATTGCTGTTTGTTTGCGGCGAAGCATATTTAAACTCTTCGAACTGCAGCACTTCACTTCGCGACATTGTAGTTACTAGCTTAGCCACTCGATGGCCCACACGAACCCATCCAAAACGCACAGAAATTCTCGATCCGCGACAACACGACAGCATGGAAATGTTTGACACGATATCAAATGCCAGCGTCTTTGTCTTCGTCTTCAGCGAAAAGACACTGGAGGACAGTTTTTATCTCAATCAGTACGGAGTTGCCAAATCGTACGGCGTACCAGTCATCAGTGTACGACTGACAAGTTTCTTTCTGCGCAACCCGTTGCCCGAACACTTTTACAGAACGGAAATAGTCAATAACAGCGGAAACGAGCCAAAAATCGAAGGAAAACGCTCCTGTGTCAAAACAATCTCGCTAGCGGATCAGATAATCTGCGATTTCAAGAATGCTATGGTTTACGGCGGGGACTTCCACAAATCCTGTATTGAAAGATTAATGCACAAGGTCTGCAAAGCTTATGTACCGCGAGAAAACGTTAAAACGTTCATCGAACGGTCTTTCGAAAGTCTCGCAAACGTGTATTCTTTAAATAAACGGAACGCGAAACCGAACGCGCAAGCTCTGTGTCCCAAATGTGGCTTTCTTCTCCCAGATTTTGAGCCGCCCAAGCTTTTACGTACTTCCAGCACTGGATCGCTTTTGCGAAGAAGTCAAACCATGGAACAGATACCCGTTTTCGAGAATCATTGCATTTCTTCAAGCTACAGATCGTCAACACCAAGGAATCGAACTCCTCTTCAACCCAAAACCATCCAGTTTCCAAGTCCGCAAGTTTTCAAGGCAGTAAAAAAGATGGAAATTCCCTCCCAAGGAAACTGGATTCAAAGGCATGATAACAAACCTCAAAAAGTCGAACCCAAAATTCAGGCCAAGACAAACTTAGAGCCATCTGGAGCTAGTTCCGAGATATCAAGATCCAGTTCAGCCGGATCTGGAACAATTTCGGAAACTATTc
This window harbors:
- the LOC141860851 gene encoding uncharacterized protein LOC141860851 gives rise to the protein MTSRSFSNPLLFVCGEAYLNSSNCSTSLRDIVVTSLATRWPTRTHPKRTEILDPRQHDSMEMFDTISNASVFVFVFSEKTLEDSFYLNQYGVAKSYGVPVISVRLTSFFLRNPLPEHFYRTEIVNNSGNEPKIEGKRSCVKTISLADQIICDFKNAMVYGGDFHKSCIERLMHKVCKAYVPRENVKTFIERSFESLANVYSLNKRNAKPNAQALCPKCGFLLPDFEPPKLLRTSSTGSLLRRSQTMEQIPVFENHCISSSYRSSTPRNRTPLQPKTIQFPSPQVFKAVKKMEIPSQGNWIQRHDNKPQKVEPKIQAKTNLEPSGASSEISRSSSAGSGTISETIREEIKTSSTTTNPPKIFRRQSRVSNGSWTDKIRNRLRRQSSLPVIPTTYLVTTADGLEKQISLVKYPPEKREPSSPRSNDSTSMFSDDEDQETIHISRVPSPDAPSG